Part of the Nostoc sp. ATCC 53789 genome, TGCGGTTCTGGCTAACTCTGCATTCTTATTCTTGAGCTGTTCGATATACTTAACCTGTTGCAAGCCTATACCCATTTGCACAGCTACTTTTCGCAACAGTTGCACATCCTTGGATTTCCACTCGCGAGGGCCAGTATTTTGGTATGCTCCGATAAAGCCCCAGAGTTTGTTTCCAATAAAGATCGGAGCGATCGCGTAAGCCTTAGCCTGGATTTTTTCTAATATCTCTAGGTAGCACTGAACGTGACCGACAGTGTAGATATCATTGACAACAAAGGTTTCATGATTGCGATAGCGTCCGCCCTGAGTTTCTTGTAAATGTTCGTCCATCCAAATCGTTTTGATGTCGGAATCAGCTAAAGACAACCATTTATCTTTTACGGATTCGGCAACAAACTCCACACTCCAGTCGGGATGAAAGCGAAATACTGCTAGGCGATCGCACTGTAGTTGTTTGCGTAGACTTGGCAGCACATTCAGGAAAATTGTGTCCATATCCTGAGCTTGACGGATTTTTTCCACCATCCCTGTCAGCACTTGTTCCTCTTCTGCTGCCCGCGCCAACTCTGCATTCTTCATCTTCAGCTGTTCGATGTACTCAACTTGCTGCACGCTTAACCCCAACTGAATGCCCAATTTGGTCAGCAATCGCACCTCTTCGGAATTCCACTGGCGCGGGCCGCTATTTTGGTAAGCCCCTAACAAACCCCAAAGTTTGTTGCCAGCAAAAATGGGAGCGATGGTGTAGGCTTTAACTTGGAACTGCTCTAACAGGTCAATGTGGCACTGAGCATAACCAACAGTATAGATGTCATTGACGGCTAAGGTTTCATTGTTGCGATAGCGTCCGCCCTGGGTTTGCTGTAGATGTTCGTCTTCCCATACGGTCTTGATATCGGGGCCAACCAGAGGCACCCAGTCACTTCCTACAGATTCAGCAATAAATTCACCACTCCAGTCAGAGTTGAAGCGATATATTGCGAGGCGATCGCATTTGAACAACTGCCGCAATTCTGCCAAGGTAGTGCGGTAAATCGTTTCTAGCTGTTGGGAATTACGCATTCTATCCGCCATTCGGGCGATCGCGTTTTCTACTTCAGCTACTTGGGTCATTTCTAGATTTTTTAACCGTAGCTGTTCGATATATTCAGCTTGCTGGAGGGCAATGCTCAACGGTTCGCCGATCTGCAACAAAGCACCAGTCTCTTCCTCAGTCCATTTCCGAACGTCAGAATTCTGATAGGCTGCTAACAAACCCCAAAGATTACCAGCGCGGAAGATGGGAACAATGATGTATGCTTTGGCTTGGAACTTCTCTAATGCTTCTAAATAGCAAGGTGAAAAACCAGCAGCAGAAATATCGTTGACTTTACGGAAGCGCGTTCCTTTGGCGTACATTCCACCCTGCGTTTCCTTGAGATGGGTATCGGCATCAGCTTTAACAGGGGAGCCATAATCCTTAATATTGCAACGTTCTGAAGATATCAGACCTGTTTTTAAAATGCCGTCTTGTTCCTGCATCTCCAACAGTGACGACCAACCAGCAGCCACAGATTCAGCAATAACTTCTCCACTCCAGTCTGGATGAAATTGATAAACGACAACGCGATCGCATTTTAAAAATCGCCGCAACTCTTGGGTTGTAATCCGGAAAAGGGTGCGAAGATCCGTTGCTTGCCCAATCTTTTCAATGATGCCGAAAACAGTACGTTCTCGTTCAACAAGTTTGGCTGACTCCTCAGAGCGGTGATAAAGTTGTTGCTGATATTGCACCTGTTGAATAGTAATACTAGACAGAGTTGCAACCTGCACCATTAGGCGAACTTCACTATCTTTCCACTGACGAGGCTGAGAATTTTGATAGGCAGCGAGCAAGCCCCACAACTTTTCTCCCTGGAAGATGGCAACAATAATGTATGCTTTGGCTTGATAAGCTTCTAAAATTTTGATATAGCAGTCAGAAAAACCAACACTATATATATCATTAGTGACTCGATAAATCTGTCCGCGATGGAAAGTTTTGCCTTGGGTATGCTGAATGTAGCTATCTGCACTGTGCGATCGCCCTGTTGTCCCAGCCAATCCCCCTTCGTCTGCAAGGTTCCTAACACTGCAATAGTTAACGTTATTGACAATTGCTGGGTTGTTTCGCTGTTCTTCTAATAGAGAAACCCACTCAGATCCAGCAGATTCAGCTACAAATTCCCCACTCCAATCTGGCTGGAAACGATAAATTGCCACGCGATCGCATTTTAACGACTGTCGCACTTCTTGGGTGGCAACGCGAAAGATGGTATCCAAATCTTTGGACTGGAGAATTTTATTCGCTACACCGACCAGGATTTGGTCTTTTTCCACTTCTTGTTGCAACGCAGCCTGGATCGCGGCAACTTGCAGTTGCGCTTCTAATTCCTGCTCGATTAATTTTAGTAACTGAATTTCAGCATTCTGCCACTGGCGAGCAGCAGCGCATTGCTGCACTACCAACAAACCCCAAACCCCATCTTTTGCTAAAATCGGCAAACTCACACAAGCTCTTACCTGAAACCGCTCCACAAGCTGCTTTTGGTAAGGGGACAAGCTTGCAGTATTAGTATCTGCGATCGCGACTAATTTTTCTTGTTGATAAAGCTTGGCAGAACCTAACCCAAAAATGACGGCGGGCAGTTTTTCCTTCAGCATTGGGGTAAAGCCATCCCTCATCCCCTCCGCAACAACTATCCCCTGCGTTGGATTCGTAAACTCATACAGCACCACGCGATCGGCTTGCAGGGCGCTTTGTACCTCCATGACAACAGTGGCGAGCAAAGTATCTAGATCGGAAAATTGGCGGATTTTGCTAGCGATCGCCTGTACTTGCTCTACCTCTAATCCATCTCCTCCGTCTTGATATGGCAACACACTTAGCAGCTCTTTTAACTTGCGGATTCTCTCTCGCAATGGCCCTGTTTCCACCCAATCAGCTTGATCCAGTTCAGTTCGCAATTCTTCTAGAGCGGAGGTGATTTGCTGTTTTGCTGGTACATCA contains:
- a CDS encoding GAF domain-containing protein, translating into MVMHTPSQPRSNSSNGFKETDNGHTVDVPAKQQITSALEELRTELDQADWVETGPLRERIRKLKELLSVLPYQDGGDGLEVEQVQAIASKIRQFSDLDTLLATVVMEVQSALQADRVVLYEFTNPTQGIVVAEGMRDGFTPMLKEKLPAVIFGLGSAKLYQQEKLVAIADTNTASLSPYQKQLVERFQVRACVSLPILAKDGVWGLLVVQQCAAARQWQNAEIQLLKLIEQELEAQLQVAAIQAALQQEVEKDQILVGVANKILQSKDLDTIFRVATQEVRQSLKCDRVAIYRFQPDWSGEFVAESAGSEWVSLLEEQRNNPAIVNNVNYCSVRNLADEGGLAGTTGRSHSADSYIQHTQGKTFHRGQIYRVTNDIYSVGFSDCYIKILEAYQAKAYIIVAIFQGEKLWGLLAAYQNSQPRQWKDSEVRLMVQVATLSSITIQQVQYQQQLYHRSEESAKLVERERTVFGIIEKIGQATDLRTLFRITTQELRRFLKCDRVVVYQFHPDWSGEVIAESVAAGWSSLLEMQEQDGILKTGLISSERCNIKDYGSPVKADADTHLKETQGGMYAKGTRFRKVNDISAAGFSPCYLEALEKFQAKAYIIVPIFRAGNLWGLLAAYQNSDVRKWTEEETGALLQIGEPLSIALQQAEYIEQLRLKNLEMTQVAEVENAIARMADRMRNSQQLETIYRTTLAELRQLFKCDRLAIYRFNSDWSGEFIAESVGSDWVPLVGPDIKTVWEDEHLQQTQGGRYRNNETLAVNDIYTVGYAQCHIDLLEQFQVKAYTIAPIFAGNKLWGLLGAYQNSGPRQWNSEEVRLLTKLGIQLGLSVQQVEYIEQLKMKNAELARAAEEEQVLTGMVEKIRQAQDMDTIFLNVLPSLRKQLQCDRLAVFRFHPDWSVEFVAESVKDKWLSLADSDIKTIWMDEHLQETQGGRYRNHETFVVNDIYTVGHVQCYLEILEKIQAKAYAIAPIFIGNKLWGFIGAYQNTGPREWKSKDVQLLRKVAVQMGIGLQQVKYIEQLKNKNAELARTAEGERALTRLSEKIRQVQELDTIFRNALPELRSHLECDRLAVYRFNPDWGGEFVAESVSREWVALVGPDIRTIWEDEHLQQTQGGRYRNNETFVINDVYTAGHAQCHLKILEQFQIRAYIITPIIAGNKLWGLLGAYQNSGPRQWQENEVNLVAKIGTQFGVAVQQSQYLQQTLSKNEELIKLAEREVANARFSYRLPSRLTEMAQSHGNVLEFIQFATHELRQLLKVDRVGVYRFEPDWSGEFVVESVTGDWPKLVGTSLAKVRDTYLQYNQGGRYVRKESLQVDNIYTVGHDECHIQLLEMWGTKAYMISPIFQENRLWGLMGVYQNSAPRQWEQSEEDVLNQASVQIGIALNLADYLTQVRTQEQQLAEAAERERTAREKLQQGAIRVLMALEPSFRGDLTVRAPLSEDEIGTIADGYNTTIQSLRDLVRQVQIAAGRVSETSSDNTISVVKLSDQAQQQAERLEHALEQLQIMVTSTQIVAADAQKVGQAVQRANNTVQAGDSLMERTVDGILEIRETVSETAKKIKRLGEASQKISKVVSLIENFATQTNLLALNAAIEATRAGEYGKGFAVVADEVRSLAYQSASATTEIERLVQEIQAGTNEVTEAMEIGISQVVQGSNLIDETRHSLSAIVVATNEIGGLVQGITLAVSHQSQQSQMLTEAMMDVSAIARKTSESAIHISESFEELRMTSQQLETSVSQFKVD